The proteins below come from a single Crossiella sp. CA-258035 genomic window:
- a CDS encoding GAP family protein, giving the protein MDLAVLPLAVTMMAGPQIMSALIFVTTRRAVTVSCAFLAGVATAATAGVALARWLAGLLPLTRPAGALGELLQYGLAAVLLAVAVGNWVRRAEVKPPAWLGTLLNAGPGTGFRTGLLLIGLFPSDVVVMLTVGVQLARHGQPLTAALPFLGATVLIAAAPLLVFLLFRRRAERFAPVARDWLTAHSWLVNVLACLLFVLLLVL; this is encoded by the coding sequence ATGGACCTCGCCGTGCTCCCCCTGGCCGTCACCATGATGGCCGGGCCACAGATCATGTCCGCGCTCATCTTCGTCACCACCAGGCGGGCGGTCACCGTCTCCTGCGCGTTCCTCGCCGGGGTCGCCACCGCCGCCACCGCCGGGGTGGCCCTCGCGCGCTGGCTGGCCGGACTGCTCCCGTTGACCCGCCCGGCCGGCGCGCTCGGCGAGCTGCTCCAGTACGGGCTGGCCGCGGTGCTGCTCGCGGTGGCGGTCGGCAACTGGGTGCGGCGGGCCGAGGTCAAGCCGCCCGCGTGGCTGGGCACGCTGCTGAACGCGGGGCCGGGCACCGGGTTCCGCACCGGGCTGCTGTTGATCGGCCTGTTCCCCTCCGACGTGGTGGTGATGCTCACCGTGGGCGTGCAGCTCGCGCGGCACGGCCAGCCGCTGACCGCGGCGCTGCCGTTCCTCGGCGCCACGGTGCTGATCGCCGCGGCCCCGCTGCTGGTCTTCCTGCTCTTCCGCCGCCGGGCCGAACGGTTCGCGCCGGTGGCCCGGGACTGGCTGACCGCGCACAGCTGGCTGGTCAACGTGCTGGCCTGTCTGCTGTTCGTGCTGTTGCTGGTGCTCTGA
- a CDS encoding AI-2E family transporter encodes MPRGLVVLLGAAAAVVAVAGIKVLAWLVSPVLLALIIVITISPVHRWLRGRGCRPWAATAALVVLVYGLLLGLVLVLFVSVARLAATLPRYAGQFQELLAGVTGALGRFGVQPEQVRQALHSLDFGKVLGYAGELMRGVGGLTTSLVFLLALLLFLVVEVNGFDQRLAELARDRPHATVALLSFSRRTRRYLVVTTIFGLIIAVLDTIALALLGVPLAVLWGLLSFVTNYIPTLGFIIGVVPPAVLALLDGGWQRMLVVILVYWAVNFVAQSLVQPRYVGNAVGLSAMTTFLALVFWTWVLGPLGALLAIPATLLVTTLLIDVDPRAGWAAALVRAPATARTADRPAR; translated from the coding sequence ATGCCGCGTGGCCTGGTGGTCCTGCTGGGCGCGGCGGCCGCCGTGGTCGCCGTGGCCGGGATCAAGGTGCTGGCCTGGCTGGTCTCCCCGGTGCTGCTGGCGCTGATCATCGTGATCACGATCAGCCCGGTGCACCGGTGGCTGCGCGGGCGCGGGTGCAGGCCGTGGGCGGCCACGGCCGCGCTGGTGGTGCTGGTCTACGGCCTGCTGCTCGGGCTGGTGCTGGTGCTGTTCGTGTCGGTGGCCAGGCTGGCCGCGACGCTGCCGCGCTACGCGGGGCAGTTCCAGGAGCTGCTGGCCGGAGTCACCGGCGCGCTGGGCCGCTTCGGCGTGCAGCCCGAGCAGGTCCGGCAGGCACTGCACTCGCTGGACTTCGGCAAGGTGCTCGGCTACGCCGGTGAGCTGATGCGCGGGGTGGGCGGGCTGACCACCAGCCTGGTGTTCCTGCTGGCGCTGCTGCTGTTCCTGGTGGTGGAGGTCAACGGTTTCGACCAGCGGCTGGCCGAGCTGGCCCGCGACCGTCCACATGCGACAGTCGCGCTGCTGAGCTTCAGCCGCCGGACCCGGCGCTACCTGGTGGTGACCACGATCTTCGGCCTCATCATCGCGGTGCTGGACACCATCGCGCTGGCACTGCTGGGTGTGCCGCTGGCCGTGCTGTGGGGACTGCTGTCCTTCGTGACCAACTACATCCCCACCCTCGGGTTCATCATCGGCGTGGTGCCACCGGCCGTGCTGGCCCTGCTCGACGGCGGCTGGCAGCGCATGCTGGTCGTCATCCTGGTCTACTGGGCGGTGAACTTCGTCGCCCAGTCCCTGGTCCAGCCCAGGTACGTCGGCAACGCCGTCGGGCTGTCCGCGATGACCACCTTCCTGGCACTGGTGTTCTGGACCTGGGTGCTCGGCCCGCTGGGCGCGCTGCTGGCCATCCCGGCCACCCTGCTGGTCACCACGCTGCTGATCGACGTCGACCCGAGGGCGGGCTGGGCGGCCGCGCTGGTCAGAGCACCAGCAACAGCACGAACAGCAGACAGGCCAGCACGTTGA
- a CDS encoding glycoside hydrolase family 15 protein → MDQYAPIADHGLIGDLHTAALVSTEGTIDWFCCPRFDSPSVFGALLDHRRGGHFAIRPARGPYTTKQLYFPDTAVLITRFLAPGGTGEVVDFMPPGPRSATGNHRLVRMLRCVRGQIDFEVEVAPRFDYGRQPHSAVLTEHGAIFDAGTHALTLHVARGHEDVRQAEVWVSQDGDVGAALTLTAGQVRGIVLESAAEGAPRVIRPAEVRQLFEETVRFWQSWLAGSSYRGRWREAVNRSAVTLKLLTYAPTGAMVAAPTAGLPEQLGGERNWDYRYTWIRDASFSVNSLLGLGLRTEAEDFAHWLGDRYEQRPEHADGPLQLMYRVDGSADLHEEVLGHWEGYRGSRPVRIGNEAAGQLQLDIYGEALDSLYQADQHGLRLGQRGWQAVLELLDWLAVNWNRPEEGIWETRGGRADFTYGRVMSWVAFDRAIRLAEQSGRPSPAQRWRQERDRVHTQVFTHGWDPVRAAFVQQYGSTVLDSSLLRMPKVGFIAPRDPLWLSTLSAIGTDLVSDSLVYRYDPAASPDGLAGAEGTFSLCTFGYVDALARAGQVARARLIFDKMLTYANHLGLYAEEVGPTGEQLGNFPQAFTHLALIDAALTLDQIDQR, encoded by the coding sequence GTGGACCAGTACGCACCGATCGCAGACCACGGCCTGATCGGCGACCTGCACACCGCGGCGCTGGTCAGCACCGAGGGGACCATCGACTGGTTCTGCTGCCCCAGGTTCGACTCGCCGAGCGTGTTCGGCGCGCTGCTGGACCACCGGCGCGGCGGCCACTTCGCCATCCGCCCCGCACGCGGGCCCTACACCACCAAACAGCTCTACTTCCCGGACACCGCGGTGCTGATCACCAGGTTCCTGGCCCCGGGCGGCACCGGCGAGGTGGTCGACTTCATGCCGCCGGGCCCCCGTTCGGCCACCGGGAACCACCGGCTGGTGCGGATGCTGCGGTGCGTGCGCGGCCAGATCGACTTCGAGGTGGAGGTGGCGCCGCGGTTCGACTACGGCAGGCAGCCGCACTCGGCCGTGCTGACCGAGCACGGCGCGATCTTCGACGCGGGCACCCACGCGCTGACCCTGCACGTGGCCCGCGGCCACGAGGACGTCCGGCAGGCCGAGGTGTGGGTCAGCCAGGACGGCGACGTGGGGGCCGCGCTCACGCTGACCGCGGGGCAGGTGCGCGGGATCGTGCTGGAGTCCGCGGCCGAGGGCGCGCCCAGGGTCATCCGGCCTGCCGAGGTCCGCCAGCTGTTCGAGGAGACCGTGCGGTTCTGGCAGTCCTGGCTGGCCGGCTCGAGCTACCGCGGCCGCTGGCGGGAGGCGGTCAACCGGTCGGCGGTCACCCTCAAGCTGCTGACCTACGCCCCGACCGGCGCGATGGTGGCCGCGCCCACCGCGGGACTGCCCGAACAGCTCGGCGGGGAACGCAACTGGGACTACCGCTACACCTGGATCAGGGACGCCTCGTTCTCGGTGAACTCCTTGCTGGGCCTGGGATTGCGCACCGAGGCCGAGGACTTCGCGCACTGGCTCGGCGACCGGTACGAACAGCGGCCCGAGCACGCCGACGGGCCACTCCAGCTGATGTACCGGGTGGACGGTTCGGCGGACCTGCACGAGGAGGTCCTCGGGCACTGGGAGGGATATCGCGGCTCACGCCCGGTGCGGATCGGCAACGAGGCCGCGGGCCAGCTCCAGCTCGACATCTACGGCGAGGCGCTGGACAGCCTGTACCAGGCGGACCAGCACGGGCTGCGCCTCGGCCAGCGAGGCTGGCAGGCCGTGCTGGAGCTGCTGGACTGGCTGGCGGTGAACTGGAACCGGCCGGAGGAGGGCATCTGGGAGACCAGGGGCGGCCGGGCCGACTTCACCTACGGCCGGGTGATGAGCTGGGTGGCCTTCGACCGCGCGATCCGGCTGGCCGAGCAGTCCGGCAGGCCCAGCCCGGCCCAGCGGTGGCGGCAGGAACGCGACCGCGTGCACACCCAGGTCTTCACCCACGGCTGGGATCCGGTGCGCGCCGCCTTCGTCCAGCAGTACGGCTCGACCGTGCTCGACTCCTCGCTGCTGCGCATGCCCAAGGTCGGCTTCATCGCGCCACGGGACCCGCTCTGGCTGAGCACGCTGTCGGCGATCGGCACGGACCTGGTCAGCGACAGCCTGGTCTACCGCTACGATCCGGCCGCCTCACCGGACGGGCTGGCGGGCGCCGAGGGCACGTTCTCGTTGTGCACCTTCGGTTATGTGGACGCGCTGGCCCGCGCCGGCCAGGTGGCGCGGGCCCGTCTGATCTTCGACAAGATGCTCACCTACGCCAACCACCTCGGCCTCTACGCCGAGGAGGTCGGCCCCACCGGCGAGCAGCTCGGCAACTTCCCGCAGGCCTTCACCCACCTGGCCCTGATCGACGCCGCGCTCACCCTCGACCAGATCGACCAGCGGTGA
- a CDS encoding acyl-CoA dehydrogenase family protein — MFEQLSEEYEALRKTVAEFARDEVAPVIGEFYENCEFPYEIVRKMGQMGLFGLPFPEADGGMGGDYFALCLALEELARVDSSVAITLEAGVSLGAMPIHRFGTPEQKAEWLPRLCTAEQLGAFGLTEPGSGSDASGMRTTAKLDGDEWVINGSKAFITNSGTDLTGFVTVAAVTGKKPDGRKEISTIIVPSGTPGFTVAKKYSKVGWNASDTHELSFADVRVPAKNLLGERGRGYAQFLQTLDEGRIAIAALSVGLAQGCVDESVRYAGEREAFGQKIGEYQAIQFKIADMEARAHTSRLAYHHAAAKMLRGEPFKKEAAIAKLVASNAAMDNARDATQVFGGYGFMNEYPVGRFYRDAKILEIGEGTSEVQRMLIARQLGL, encoded by the coding sequence ATGTTCGAGCAGCTGAGCGAGGAGTACGAGGCCCTCCGCAAGACGGTCGCCGAGTTCGCCAGGGACGAGGTCGCCCCGGTCATCGGGGAGTTCTACGAGAACTGCGAGTTCCCGTACGAGATCGTGCGCAAGATGGGTCAGATGGGCCTGTTCGGCCTGCCCTTCCCGGAGGCCGACGGCGGCATGGGCGGCGACTACTTCGCGCTCTGCCTGGCCCTGGAGGAGCTGGCCCGCGTCGACTCCTCGGTGGCGATCACCCTGGAGGCCGGGGTCTCCCTCGGCGCCATGCCGATCCACCGCTTCGGCACCCCGGAGCAGAAGGCGGAGTGGCTGCCCAGGCTGTGCACCGCGGAACAGCTCGGCGCCTTCGGCCTCACCGAGCCCGGCAGCGGCTCGGACGCCTCCGGCATGCGCACCACCGCCAAGCTGGACGGTGACGAGTGGGTGATCAACGGCAGCAAGGCCTTCATCACCAACTCCGGCACCGACCTCACCGGCTTCGTCACCGTCGCCGCGGTCACCGGCAAGAAACCCGATGGCCGCAAGGAGATCTCCACCATCATCGTGCCCTCGGGCACCCCCGGCTTCACCGTGGCCAAGAAGTACTCCAAGGTCGGCTGGAACGCCAGCGACACCCACGAACTGTCCTTTGCGGACGTTCGGGTGCCTGCCAAGAACCTGCTCGGCGAACGCGGCCGCGGCTACGCCCAGTTCCTGCAGACCCTGGACGAGGGCCGGATCGCCATCGCCGCGCTGTCGGTGGGCCTGGCCCAGGGCTGTGTGGACGAGTCGGTGCGCTACGCGGGCGAGCGCGAGGCCTTCGGCCAGAAGATCGGCGAGTACCAGGCCATCCAGTTCAAGATCGCCGACATGGAGGCCCGCGCGCACACCTCGCGGCTGGCCTACCACCACGCCGCGGCCAAGATGCTGCGCGGCGAGCCCTTCAAGAAGGAGGCCGCCATCGCCAAGCTGGTGGCCAGCAACGCGGCCATGGACAACGCCCGCGACGCCACCCAGGTCTTCGGCGGCTACGGCTTCATGAACGAGTACCCGGTGGGCCGGTTCTACCGGGACGCGAAGATCCTGGAGATCGGCGAGGGCACCAGCGAGGTCCAGCGCATGCTGATCGCGCGGCAGCTGGGTCTCTGA
- a CDS encoding acetyl/propionyl/methylcrotonyl-CoA carboxylase subunit alpha — MFDTVLVANRGEIAVRVIDTLRRMGIRSVAVYSDADAGARHVREADVAVRIGPAAARESYLSIERIINAARETGAQAVHPGYGFLAENTAFATACAEAGLVFIGPPPAAIEAMGDKIRAKQTVSAAGVPVVPGRSEPGLTDADLIEAAAEVGFPVLLKPSAGGGGKGMRLVTETAGLAEAIASARREARGSFGDDTLLLERFVQRPRHIEIQVLADNHGTVLHLGERECSLQRRHQKIVEEAPSPLLEEETRQRMGAAAAEAARSVGYTGAGTVEFIVSADAPEEFFFMEMNTRLQVEHPVTELVTGLDLVEWQLRVAAGEKLALSQKDVELTGHAVEARIYAEDPARGFLPTGGTVLVLREPGDRVRVDSALLPGSAVGSDYDPMLAKYIAHGRDRAEAIRRLRDALANSVLLGVTTNIPFLLALLADEDVAAGRLDTGLVERKLDKLTESEVPQEVYAAAALERLLALEPSGSADPWDVPGGWRIGEPAWASWQIETAGQEPVEVKVRGRAHNAEVVVGEGDPEPASASATVDADGAVRLTLSYRGRTTRFTTVRSGQSSWLTADGSTYQLTETEKLAAARHEAPGGRGGPVTSPMPGTVLVVKVAQGEAVTAGQPLIIVEAMKMEHTITAPVDGLVSELRVRPGQQVGLDQALAVVTPQEG, encoded by the coding sequence ATGTTCGACACCGTCCTGGTCGCCAACCGCGGTGAGATCGCGGTCCGGGTGATCGACACGTTGCGGCGCATGGGCATCCGCTCGGTCGCGGTGTACAGCGACGCCGACGCCGGTGCCCGGCACGTGCGGGAGGCCGACGTCGCGGTGCGCATCGGCCCGGCCGCCGCGCGGGAGAGCTACCTGTCCATCGAACGGATCATCAACGCGGCCAGGGAGACCGGCGCGCAGGCCGTGCACCCCGGCTACGGCTTCCTGGCCGAGAACACCGCCTTCGCCACCGCCTGCGCCGAGGCCGGGCTGGTCTTCATCGGCCCGCCGCCGGCCGCGATCGAGGCCATGGGCGACAAGATCCGCGCCAAGCAGACCGTCTCGGCCGCCGGGGTGCCCGTGGTGCCCGGCCGCAGCGAGCCCGGCCTGACCGACGCCGACCTGATCGAGGCCGCGGCCGAGGTCGGTTTCCCGGTGCTGCTCAAGCCTTCCGCCGGTGGCGGCGGCAAGGGCATGCGGCTGGTCACCGAGACCGCGGGGCTGGCCGAGGCGATCGCCAGCGCGCGGCGGGAGGCGCGCGGCTCCTTCGGCGACGACACGCTGCTGCTGGAGCGGTTCGTGCAGCGGCCCCGGCACATCGAGATCCAGGTGCTGGCCGACAACCACGGCACCGTGCTGCACCTGGGCGAGCGCGAGTGCAGCCTGCAACGGCGGCACCAGAAGATCGTGGAAGAGGCGCCCTCGCCGCTGCTGGAGGAGGAAACCCGGCAGCGGATGGGCGCGGCGGCGGCCGAGGCCGCGCGCTCGGTGGGCTACACCGGCGCGGGCACCGTGGAGTTCATCGTCTCCGCGGACGCCCCCGAGGAGTTCTTCTTCATGGAGATGAACACCCGGCTCCAGGTCGAGCACCCGGTCACCGAGCTGGTCACCGGCCTGGACCTGGTGGAGTGGCAGCTGCGGGTGGCGGCGGGGGAGAAGCTCGCACTGTCCCAAAAGGACGTTGAGCTGACCGGGCACGCGGTGGAGGCGCGGATCTACGCCGAGGACCCGGCCCGCGGCTTCCTGCCCACCGGCGGCACCGTGCTGGTGCTGCGCGAACCCGGCGACCGGGTGCGGGTGGACTCGGCGCTGCTGCCCGGCAGCGCGGTCGGCAGCGACTACGACCCGATGCTGGCCAAGTACATCGCGCACGGCCGGGACCGGGCCGAGGCCATCCGGCGGCTGCGGGACGCGCTGGCCAACTCGGTGCTGCTCGGCGTCACCACCAACATCCCGTTCCTGCTCGCCCTGCTGGCCGATGAGGACGTGGCCGCCGGACGCCTGGACACCGGCCTGGTCGAGCGCAAGCTGGACAAGCTCACCGAGTCCGAGGTGCCGCAGGAGGTCTACGCGGCCGCGGCGCTGGAACGGTTGCTGGCACTGGAACCCAGCGGTTCCGCCGACCCGTGGGACGTGCCCGGCGGCTGGCGGATCGGCGAACCGGCCTGGGCCAGCTGGCAGATCGAGACCGCGGGGCAGGAGCCGGTCGAGGTCAAGGTCCGCGGCCGCGCGCACAACGCGGAAGTCGTGGTCGGCGAAGGAGATCCCGAGCCCGCCAGCGCCTCGGCCACGGTCGACGCCGACGGCGCGGTCCGGCTCACCCTGTCCTACCGGGGCCGCACCACCAGGTTCACCACCGTCCGCAGTGGACAGTCCAGCTGGCTGACCGCGGACGGCAGCACCTACCAGCTCACCGAGACCGAGAAGCTGGCCGCCGCCCGGCACGAGGCCCCCGGCGGGCGTGGTGGCCCGGTCACCAGCCCGATGCCCGGCACCGTGCTGGTGGTCAAGGTCGCCCAGGGGGAGGCCGTCACCGCGGGCCAGCCCCTGATCATCGTCGAGGCCATGAAGATGGAGCACACCATCACCGCCCCGGTGGACGGCCTCGTCAGCGAACTACGGGTGCGGCCCGGCCAACAGGTCGGTCTGGACCAGGCCCTTGCCGTCGTTACTCCCCAGGAGGGATGA
- a CDS encoding carboxyl transferase domain-containing protein, with the protein MDVLRSAADPTAESFKRAVEEHTALSADLRDQLAQARKGGPERARQRHVERGKLLPRDRVDSLVDPGSPFLELSPLAAHGMYDGEAPAAGIITGVGRISGRECVIVANDATVKGGTYYPMTVKKHLRAQEVALHNNLPCVYLVDSGGAFLPRQDEVFPDREHFGRIFYNQATMSGRGIPQIAAVLGSCTAGGAYVPAMSDEAVIVRNQGTIFLGGPPLVKAATGEVVTAEELGGGELHSRTSGVTDHLAEDDAHALQIVRSIVDTLGPRQPKPWRIEPSEEPLADPAELYGVVPVDSRTPYDVREVIARIVDGSRFHEFKREYGQTLVTGFARIHGHPVGIVANNGILFGESAVKGAHFIQLCDQRQTPLVFLQNISGFMVGREYEAGGIAKHGAKMVTAVACARVPKFTMIIGGSFGAGNYSMCGRAYSPRFLWMWPNARISVMGGEQAASVLATVRRDQFEAKGQDWPAEDEQAFKDPIRAQYEDQGHPYYSTARLWDDGVIDPADTRTVLGLALSAAANAPIEPTGYGVFRM; encoded by the coding sequence ATGGACGTCCTGCGCAGCGCCGCCGACCCGACGGCGGAGAGCTTCAAGCGCGCCGTCGAGGAGCACACCGCGCTGTCCGCCGACCTGCGCGACCAGCTGGCCCAGGCGCGCAAGGGCGGCCCGGAGCGCGCCCGGCAGCGGCACGTCGAGCGCGGCAAGCTGCTGCCGCGGGACCGCGTCGACTCACTGGTCGACCCCGGCTCGCCGTTCCTGGAGCTGTCCCCGCTGGCCGCGCACGGCATGTACGACGGCGAGGCCCCGGCCGCCGGCATCATCACCGGTGTCGGCCGGATCTCCGGTCGCGAGTGCGTGATCGTGGCCAACGACGCCACCGTCAAGGGCGGCACCTACTACCCGATGACGGTCAAGAAGCACCTGCGCGCCCAGGAAGTGGCGCTGCACAACAACCTGCCCTGCGTGTACCTGGTCGACTCCGGCGGTGCGTTCCTGCCCCGCCAGGACGAGGTGTTCCCCGACCGCGAGCACTTCGGCCGGATCTTCTACAACCAGGCCACCATGTCCGGCCGGGGCATCCCGCAGATCGCCGCGGTGCTCGGCTCCTGCACCGCCGGCGGCGCCTACGTCCCGGCGATGAGCGACGAAGCGGTGATCGTGCGCAACCAGGGCACGATCTTCCTCGGCGGCCCGCCGCTGGTGAAGGCGGCCACCGGTGAGGTGGTCACCGCGGAGGAGCTGGGCGGCGGCGAGCTGCACTCGCGCACCTCCGGCGTCACCGACCACCTGGCAGAGGACGACGCGCACGCGCTGCAGATCGTCCGGTCCATTGTGGACACCCTCGGCCCGCGTCAGCCCAAGCCGTGGCGGATCGAGCCGAGCGAGGAGCCGCTGGCCGACCCCGCCGAGCTCTACGGCGTGGTGCCGGTGGACAGCCGCACCCCCTACGACGTGCGCGAGGTGATCGCGCGGATCGTCGACGGCAGCCGGTTCCACGAGTTCAAGCGGGAGTACGGGCAGACCCTGGTCACCGGGTTCGCCCGCATCCACGGCCACCCGGTGGGCATCGTGGCCAACAACGGCATCCTCTTCGGCGAGTCCGCGGTCAAGGGCGCGCACTTCATCCAGCTCTGCGACCAGCGGCAGACCCCGCTGGTGTTCCTGCAGAACATCTCCGGGTTCATGGTCGGCCGCGAGTACGAGGCGGGCGGCATCGCCAAGCACGGCGCCAAGATGGTCACCGCGGTGGCCTGCGCGCGGGTGCCCAAGTTCACCATGATCATCGGTGGCTCCTTCGGCGCGGGCAACTACTCGATGTGCGGCCGGGCCTACTCGCCGCGGTTCCTCTGGATGTGGCCGAACGCGCGGATCTCGGTGATGGGCGGCGAACAGGCCGCCTCGGTGCTGGCCACCGTGCGCCGCGACCAGTTCGAGGCCAAGGGCCAGGACTGGCCGGCCGAGGACGAGCAGGCGTTCAAGGACCCGATCCGCGCCCAGTACGAGGACCAGGGCCACCCCTACTACTCCACCGCCCGGCTGTGGGACGACGGCGTGATCGACCCCGCCGACACCCGCACCGTGCTCGGACTCGCCCTCTCCGCCGCCGCCAACGCGCCGATCGAGCCCACGGGCTACGGCGTTTTCCGAATGTGA
- a CDS encoding TetR/AcrR family transcriptional regulator: protein MTSSAATRQSGPTRREQLLAAAAELFARHGFHGVGIDDIGSAVGISGPGVYRHFRSKDAMLGEMLVDISQKLLDGGGARVAAAPDPESALNALIGWQLDFALDNRALITVHERNLGNLADADRRQVRALQRRYVEVWVRVIVQAVPGLDDEPAARAAAHAVFGLLNSTPHSAHLDRAAMAGLLHRMALAALTTPGTLSGK from the coding sequence ATGACGTCGAGCGCAGCCACCCGGCAGAGTGGGCCGACCCGTCGCGAACAGCTACTGGCCGCGGCGGCCGAGCTCTTCGCCCGGCACGGCTTCCACGGCGTCGGCATCGACGACATCGGCTCCGCGGTGGGCATCAGCGGCCCCGGCGTCTACCGGCACTTCCGCAGCAAGGACGCCATGCTCGGCGAGATGCTGGTGGACATCAGCCAGAAGCTCCTGGACGGCGGCGGGGCCAGGGTGGCCGCCGCGCCGGACCCGGAGTCCGCGCTCAACGCGCTGATCGGCTGGCAACTGGACTTCGCGCTGGACAACCGCGCGCTGATCACCGTGCACGAGCGCAACCTGGGCAACCTGGCCGACGCCGACCGCCGCCAGGTCCGCGCCCTGCAGCGCCGCTACGTCGAGGTCTGGGTGCGGGTGATCGTGCAGGCGGTGCCCGGCCTGGACGACGAACCGGCCGCCCGCGCCGCCGCGCACGCGGTCTTCGGCCTGCTCAACTCCACCCCGCACAGCGCGCACCTGGACCGCGCGGCGATGGCCGGCCTGCTGCACCGGATGGCGCTGGCCGCGCTCACCACCCCGGGCACACTGTCCGGGAAGTGA
- a CDS encoding discoidin domain-containing protein, with the protein MRAQHRSLARRLLIAPLVAALFGTALSPAAQAAPEPGWDKDWAAAALAGNPAAATASGSENPDSAPGKAIDDNPGTRWASNPADDAWLRIDLGASIRVSQVRLVWEAAFGRRYALEVSGDGSDWRPFYTENAGTGGTTNVHTYPREVVGRYLRLRGIERATPYGYSLFSVVVKGGVPAPAGTTERNLALHHPVFGDYYQHAGNSPAFAVDGGYPENLRDDVTRWSSDWNANRWLGVDLGANARINRVELYWQAAYAVDYALEVSADNRNWRQVYRPSADEVAARRADVKPPGEAVGRIDRVNLGADARYIRMRGIERRSFYNPAPHTAQFGYSLYEFQVWGTGGSAAARYPDAPPSPGGTYQTTFFDDFTGAALDRNRWRVQRTGATFNPVNGEAQAYVDSPENISVRNGSLELTARWKPGFTTPDGGKFDFTSGRIDTNTKHDFTYGRISARVKMPVGDGYWPAFWLLGSDVDDPNVGWPASGETDILENIGYANWVSAALHGPGYSADGNIGKTEYFPAGGSADQWHVYSAEWTPRHIAFSLDGREYHRITRDHVESLRGQWVFDKNQYVILNFALGGAYPAGHNKVTQPYWGLPQSSVDRVRTSEIKTEVDWVRVEQRR; encoded by the coding sequence ATGCGCGCACAACACCGTTCCCTGGCGCGACGACTGCTCATCGCCCCACTGGTCGCCGCCCTGTTCGGCACCGCCCTCAGCCCGGCGGCGCAGGCCGCGCCCGAGCCCGGCTGGGACAAGGACTGGGCCGCGGCGGCACTGGCGGGCAACCCCGCCGCGGCCACCGCTTCCGGTTCGGAGAACCCGGACTCCGCGCCGGGCAAGGCCATCGACGACAACCCCGGCACCCGCTGGGCCAGCAACCCCGCCGACGACGCCTGGCTGCGCATCGACCTGGGCGCCAGCATCCGCGTCAGTCAGGTGCGGCTGGTGTGGGAGGCCGCCTTCGGCCGCCGCTACGCGCTGGAGGTCTCCGGCGACGGCAGCGACTGGCGGCCCTTCTACACCGAGAACGCGGGCACCGGCGGCACCACGAACGTGCACACCTACCCGCGTGAGGTGGTCGGCCGGTACCTGCGGCTGCGCGGCATCGAGCGGGCGACCCCGTACGGCTACTCGCTGTTCTCGGTGGTGGTCAAGGGCGGCGTGCCCGCACCGGCCGGCACCACCGAGCGCAACCTGGCGCTGCACCACCCGGTCTTCGGCGACTACTACCAGCACGCCGGGAACTCGCCGGCCTTCGCGGTGGACGGCGGCTACCCGGAGAACCTGCGGGATGACGTCACCCGCTGGTCCAGCGACTGGAACGCCAACCGCTGGCTCGGCGTGGACCTGGGCGCGAACGCGCGGATCAACCGGGTCGAGCTGTACTGGCAGGCCGCCTACGCGGTGGACTACGCCCTGGAAGTCTCCGCGGACAACCGGAACTGGCGGCAGGTCTACCGGCCCTCGGCCGATGAGGTGGCCGCGCGGCGGGCCGATGTGAAGCCGCCGGGTGAGGCGGTCGGCCGGATCGACCGGGTGAACCTGGGCGCCGACGCCCGCTACATCCGGATGCGCGGCATCGAGCGGCGGTCCTTCTACAACCCCGCGCCGCACACCGCGCAGTTCGGCTACTCGCTCTACGAGTTCCAGGTCTGGGGCACCGGCGGCAGTGCCGCGGCCCGCTACCCGGACGCGCCGCCCAGCCCCGGCGGCACGTACCAGACCACGTTCTTCGACGACTTCACCGGCGCGGCGCTGGACCGGAACCGGTGGCGGGTGCAGCGGACCGGGGCGACCTTCAACCCGGTCAACGGCGAGGCCCAGGCCTACGTCGACTCACCGGAGAACATCAGTGTGCGCAACGGTTCCCTGGAGCTGACCGCGCGCTGGAAGCCGGGGTTCACCACGCCTGACGGTGGCAAGTTCGACTTCACCTCCGGCCGGATCGACACCAACACCAAGCACGACTTCACCTACGGCCGGATCAGCGCCAGGGTGAAGATGCCGGTGGGCGACGGCTACTGGCCGGCGTTCTGGTTGCTGGGCAGCGATGTGGACGATCCCAATGTGGGCTGGCCGGCCAGTGGGGAGACCGACATCCTGGAGAACATCGGCTACGCCAACTGGGTCAGCGCGGCGCTGCACGGCCCCGGCTACTCCGCCGACGGCAACATCGGCAAGACCGAGTACTTCCCGGCCGGTGGCAGCGCGGACCAGTGGCACGTCTACTCGGCCGAGTGGACCCCGCGGCACATCGCGTTCTCGCTGGACGGCCGGGAGTACCACCGGATCACCAGGGACCACGTGGAGTCGTTGCGCGGGCAGTGGGTCTTCGACAAGAACCAGTACGTGATCCTGAACTTCGCCCTCGGCGGGGCCTATCCCGCCGGGCACAACAAGGTGACCCAGCCGTACTGGGGGCTGCCACAGTCCAGTGTGGACCGGGTGCGGACCAGCGAGATCAAGACCGAGGTGGACTGGGTGCGGGTGGAACAACGGCGTTGA